From the genome of Spinacia oleracea cultivar Varoflay chromosome 2, BTI_SOV_V1, whole genome shotgun sequence, one region includes:
- the LOC110803173 gene encoding uncharacterized protein, whose translation MEDGDIDIPPFWQPPATITRRGHGRRPSSSRLLNSSLLIILLPSISLLFVVFIVIPSIPKILPHYINKPINPPQNQKAISVKKSWDTVNIILVLFAILCGVFAKRNDDSPATTEREETRNHEQPLTHSTTTTNSNISSSSVNTVLLQRSKTMMSSVPQWVEYSSQQQRIISSPNAPPDTGISRLRRTVSSDPYMRYQTGNSQFRFFDDLDISKFYPKEDRVLNDELQSDEVAAAVVEVEEVDDVETSTVKVKVKDIEVDTFATENRGELPSPTFSPPKTPPRNPPEAPPPPPPPPPAKQRRTFQTIQQRGQIPPSPPPPTPPPLPRRGREEKKRSSRKRNATKEIATAIVYLYSHRKRKRRQKLSRNFEGPSHSEIQSHFVPPPSPPPPPPPLPPHPSVFQNWFKKGSKTKKIHSFSSIPTPPPPPTRQNPVNSARKPPLPSRRESGNESPMNGIPTPPPPPFKVSQMKFKPMEDGYVRVQSAQSSRCGSPEIDGADDDTLSSSSNMNGQDVERLSSMTCPSPDLNVKVASFIARHHDGWRLEKLNSWREKLNKAGDGPISRPTF comes from the coding sequence ATGGAAGATGGTGACATTGACATACCACCCTTTTGGCAACCACCAGCCACCATTACACGGCGGGGGCACGGCCGTCGTCCATCGTCGTCTCGGTTGCTAAACTCGTCTTTGCTAATTATCCTCCTCCCTTCTATCTCTCTTCTTTTCGTCGTCTTCATTGTCATCCCTTCAATTCCCAAAATCCTTCCACATTACATCAACAAACCAATTAATCCTCCACAAAACCAGAAAGCTATCTCAGTGAAGAAGAGCTGGGACACCGTCAACATAATCCTCGTTCTCTTTGCTATTTTATGCGGTGTTTTTGCCAAAAGAAACGACGATTCACCGGCGACTACGGAGCGTGAAGAGACGCGCAACCACGAACAACCACTTACACATTCTACTACTACAACAAATAGTAATATTAGTAGTAGTAGTGTTAATACTGTTTTACTACAAAGGAGTAAAACTATGATGAGTAGTGTACCACAATGGGTTGAGTACTCTTCTCAGCAGCAGAGGATCATCAGCTCTCCGAATGCGCCACCGGATACCGGAATCTCACGGTTGCGGCGGACGGTTAGTTCGGATCCTTACATGAGGTATCAAACCGGTAATAGCCAGTTCCGGTTCTTTGATGATCTCGATATTAGCAAGTTTTATCCTAAAGAGGATCGTGTTTTAAACGATGAGCTTCAATCTGATGAGGTTGCGGCGGcggtggtggaggtggaggAAGTGGACGACGTTGAAACTTCGACGGTGAAGGTAAAGGTGAAGGACATTGAGGTTGATACTTTTGCAACTGAAAATAGAGGAGAATTACCGTCACCGACATTTTCTCCGCCGAAAACTCCACCGCGAAATCCACCAGAggcaccaccacctccaccgcCTCCTCCTCCGGCAAAGCAGAGACGGACATTTCAGACAATTCAGCAAAGGGGGCAGATTCCACCGTCTCCGCCTCCGCCTACACCACCGCCGCTGCCGCGACGTGGACGAGAAGAGAAGAAGAGGAGTTCTCGAAAGCGGAACGCAACGAAGGAGATCGCAACAGCTATTGTATATCTTTACAGTCACAGGAAGCGAAAGCGACGGCAAAAATTGAGCAGGAATTTCGAAGGTCCTTCACATTCGGAAATTCAATCGCATTTCGTTCCTCCGCCGTCTCCACCACCTCCTCCACCGCCATTACCACCTCATCCATCGGTTTTCCAAAACTGGTTCAAAAAAGGGagcaaaaccaaaaaaatccaCTCCTTCTCCTCCATACCAACACCTCCGCCACCGCCAACACGCCAAAATCCGGTAAATTCCGCCAGAAAACCGCCACTTCCTTCGAGGAGAGAAAGTGGAAACGAGTCTCCGATGAACGGAATACCTACGCCACCTCCTCCGCCGTTTAAGGTATCGCAGATGAAGTTTAAACCAATGGAAGATGGTTATGTTAGGGTACAGAGCGCGCAGAGTTCTAGGTGTGGGTCGCCTGAGATCGACGGTGCTGATGATGACACGTTGTCGAGTTCAAGTAACATGAACGGTCAGGATGTAGAGAGGCTGAGTTCGATGACGTGTCCGAGTCCAGATCTGAACGTGAAAGTGGCCTCGTTTATTGCACGGCATCATGATGGGTGGAGGCTTGAGAAGCTCAACTCTTGGAGAGAGAAACTCAACAAGGCTGGTGATGGGCCCATTTCTAGGCCCACATTCTGA